CAGTAGGCGGTGATCCGGCCCGAGGGTGATCGGCGGATCTGCTCGACGCCCGGATAGACCGTCTGGATGCGGTCCGCGAGGGCGGCGACGGTCAGTCCGGCTTCCGCCTGCGGTGCGGCAAGCCGTTCGGCCGCTGGGAAGACCGACAGCGCCGCGCCGCTCAGACTCAGGATGGTGACGAGCGCAAGGGCCAGAAGACCCGGCCAGCGATGGAGTGCACGGATCATGGCCCCGCTCCTCACATGTCGTAGGCGAAGCTGGCGATGTAGCGGCGGCCCTGCACCGGCGTGCCGGCGCCGTCGGTCGTGAGCGGGACGGCCACCTCGTTCGGGCTGTCGCGCATGTCCTCGACGGCCGCGTCGATGTGGAGCGTGTAGCCCGCGTCGAAGAGCGCGTCGGCCAGGTCGAGCGTGATCTCGAGCGTGCGGCCCGCGCCGACGCTGGCGCCGGTGATGCCGTTCACCTGCGCGGTGTCGCCGCCGGTGGCGCGGTACCAGTCGCTGAGGTGCTCGTAGTACTTGGACTTGCCGCCAGCCATCCAGAGACTGCCGACATAGGCGCCC
The window above is part of the Rhizobiaceae bacterium genome. Proteins encoded here:
- a CDS encoding DUF2271 domain-containing protein — its product is MKSLLATLALTTALTLPGLAMARPVTLTTILNNYGGDGAYLALYVTDTSGAYVGSLWMAGGKSKYYEHLSDWYRATGGDTAQVNGITGASVGAGRTLEITLDLADALFDAGYTLHIDAAVEDMRDSPNEVAVPLTTDGAGTPVQGRRYIASFAYDM